CACAATGCATCACTTCAAGCGGGTGTTTCCGGTCTGGGAGTCTCTGGCTGTTTGTGAACGTCTGGGTGTCAGTTTTTCAGAGTGTATTACTGGTTTATGTTGGATGTCTGAGTGTCGATGATTCCCAGCAGCTTCTGACCTGAATCAGGAGAACACACTGTCGTCAGAAATGTGTTTGTTAAAGTAATAAAATCAGATTTGACAGGAATGATGGGACACACCAGTGCGCTCTAAGAGCGGAGGCCGCAGGACCGGAGGAGGGTCTGTGAGGAGTCATGATTAACTCTTTACTGCTGTCTGGATGATGAGCTCTGAGTCTCCGGCGGATCTGTGTGATCCTCCGGCCCGCAGGCGCTGCTGCTGCTCTGGGTGGAGGAGACGGAGACATGGAGCAGCCCGAGGAAGAGCTGAGTCTCAGCATCTCTGCAGATTCTGACAGAAAGAAGCAAAGAAACATGAAGAGACTCGTGAGCATCGCTTACATACGAGAGAGAGAACCTGACGCACCTGCTGAGGGAGACTGAACCGACCAATCAGGAGAGCTCGTGTCTCTAGTGATGTCATCACTGCTGAAACTATGACtgccttcatcatcatcatcatcatcaccttCATCTTCATCGCTGTGGCGGATCCTCATCACCTGCGGCTGCCGCTCCTTCTCCATAACCAACAGACGTCTGTCAGGAGAAAAGCAGACTTTAACAggaagtgtgtgtgagtgtgtgtgtgtgtgtgtgtgtgtgtgtgagagagagagagagagagagtgtgtttgtgtgtgtgtgtgagtgtgtgtgtgtgtgtgtgtgtgtgtgtgtgtgtgtgtgtgagtgtgtgtgtgtgtgtgtgtgtgtgtgtgtgtgtgtgtgagtgtgtgtgtgtgtgtgtgtgtgtgtgagagagagagtgtgtgtgtgtgtgtgtgtgtgtgtgagagtgagtgagtgtgtgtgtgtgtgtgtgtgtgtgtgtgtgtgtgtgtgtgtgtgtgagtgtgtgtgtgtgtgtgtgtgtgtgtgtgagagagtgtgtgtgtgtgtgtgtgtgtgagtgtgtgagtgtgtgtgtgtgtgtgtgtgtgtgtgtgtgtgtgtgtgtgagtgtgtgtgtgtgtgtgtgtgtgtgtgtgtgtgtgtgtgtgtgtgtgtgtgtgtgtgtgtgtgtgtgtgtgtgtgtgtgtgtgtgtgtgtgtgtgtgagtgtgtgtgtgagtgtgtgtgtgtgtgtgtgtgtgtgtgtgagtgtgtgtgtgtgtgtgtgtgtgtgtgtgtgtgtgtgtgtgtgtgtgtgtgtgagagagagtgtgtgtgtgtgtgtgagtgtgtgtgtgaggtgtgtgtgtgtgtgtgtgtgtgtgtgtttgtgtgtgtgtgtgtgtgtgtgtgtgtgtgtgtgtgtgtgtgtgtgtgtgtgtgtgtgtgtgtgtgtgtgtgtgtgtgtgtgtgtgtgtgtgtgtgtgtgtgagtgtgtgtgtgtgtgtgagagagagagagagagagagagagagtgtgtgtgtgtgagtgtgtgtgtgtgagtgtgtgagtgtgtgtgtgtgtgtgagtgtgtgtgtgtgtgtgtgtgtgtgtgtgtgtgtgtgtgtgtgtgtgtgtgtgtgtgtgtgtgtgtgtgtgtgtatgtgtgtgtgtgtgtgtgtgtgtgtgtgtgtgtgtgtgtgtgtgtgtgtgtgagtgtgtgtgtgtgtagtgtgtgtgtgtgtgtgtgtgtgtgtgtgtgtgtgtgagtgtgtgtgtgtgatgtgtgtgtgtgtgtgtgtgagtgtgtgtgtgtgtgtgtgtgtgtgtgagagtgtgtgtgtgtgtgtgtgtgagtgtgtgtgtgtgtgtgtgtgtgtgtgtgtgtgtgtgtgtgtgtgtgtgtgtgtgtgtgtgtgtgtgagtgtgtgtgtgtgtgtgtgtgtgtgtgtgtgtgtgagtgtgagtgtgtgtgtgtgtgtgagtgtgtgtgtgtgtgtgtgtgtgtgtgtgtgtgtgtgagcgtgagcgcgtgtgtgtgtgtgagtgtgtgtgtttttggagGTCCAGTACTTGTTGTGTTCAATCCTCCAGTTTCTGAGTTCATCAAGAACATCTCTGTGGTTCCTGTGGCTCGTCTCTTCGCGCTCACGCGTGTGTTCAGGAACGAAACTGAGTCGAGTGCTGGGACGGGTTTGAGATCCAGAGTTCTGGAGCTGGACAGATGGacagatttttgttttcatgggggtgatatataatatacatatataattatattggTGTTCAGTATTTGGATCAGTTTGATGAGATTCACCTGTATTTTCTGTCTTCGTGCTCGAGCAGCCTGCAGTGGATTCCCACAGAGAACTCGACCAACACCTGAGCAAACATCAGCTTCACATATTACTTCCCAATAAATGTGAAAGTAGTAGTAACAAatttctgtattatttataacaataactgttatttaaaatataataataataattgttaaaataaaaaataaaaatgttaaaccaaataagaaacattattaaagttttattttattaataatcttAATATTTACTCCATGTTTACGGTGcttgtagggctgcacaatttggccaAGATTTTGATTCTATatcaatacaataataataataataataatacatttaattaaaatacaatatcaataattattgttatttttattagtagtaatattatattagtattattactactgaatatttattatatttaattattagttttattattaattaatattattgaataaaacattaagcaattatcattattattaaaatgctatacaaaatgaaaactattactattgtaatattattaatttattaataataacaataataattattaattgatcaaacaaaaagaaatattacaattataatattataaatgtattataattaataattatattattattattaaaacatttaacaaaagtactactgtaatatttcattgtaaaaatgagtatttataaaaatataaaaataataattccatTTTACAGTACACCTGTCAAATCATAATATTTATGGCTTTCTTAACTGCTTCATTTGAAGCCACATTGTGATTGTGTTATTATTTGTGCAGCTCAAAGCGTCAGAACAGCGTGTGGTGAATATGAGTTTACCGTTGGTCAGATCACTGGCCTCGTGGTTCAGGACGGAGATGTCGGAGCCGGAGGAGAGAGGTCTGGCGCTGTCTGGACGGCTGGAGAGACTCGTGGGCCGGGCTGAAGCAGGTCTGACAGAGCTCTCTTCTGATGGAGAGACCGGTTCTTAAACACACGGAGCGCTGCTCAAAGCGTCTTCAGAAGCTGCTGTTTGTCTTTACCTGCGAGCTCCAGGCCGTCACTGACCGAAGCGTCTCTGATGGAGTCTCTGAGCAGAGTCCAGTCCTGCAGTGAAGCTCTGCAGCGTTGAGGTTTGTCCTCTTCAGCAGGAACGTCATCGAGGAAGATCAGCTGAGGGATCAGCTCACGCACCGCAGACCGGAAGCTGTAGCCTGAGATCTGCAGCACAAACCACATGAGTGAATTCTGCAAACCAAATTTATCATTAAAGAAGCAAAACAGAAGCAGGAAGATGATTCTTCATGTACCTCAGGGGCTCCTGGAGCGGGACGGGTGCACACAGGGTTTCCTTCCAGTGAAAGTGTCCTGAGCTTCACACAACAGCCCAAATACCACAACTGAGCCAGATCTTCAACCTCGTTCTCCTCCAGATCCAGCAGCTCCAGATCCTCCAGCAAACTGACTGGACTCAGGTCTGAGATGCTGTTGAAGGCCACATACAGCTCCTGAGCAAAAACCAGGAACATTTATGACTCGTTCACTTTATTCAGTGGCttacaaaacaaacataatgtAGCTTAAGATAAGTAATAGTGTAATCTGTTTCTCCAATTAAAATACTTCCacattagaaaaacaaaaatagtttttttatcaATTCAGTCTCTGTAAGCCTTTGCCTCTGGATGTTGTTTGATACCTTTAAGGAGGAAAGAGCAGAAATCCCCTCCAGGTCGGTCAGACCACATCGAGCCAGACATAAGACCTGCAGGTGGGAAAGACCGGTTCCCAGATCCCTGAGGAAATACTGAGAATAATAAGCCATCATTGCCTTTCTCTCCAGCAGCAACTTTATCTGATTCACTTCCTCGGTCTATATTATTATATCTCCATGCATGTTTATCTTGATAAACCAAGCAtgcatatgtttatttttaatcttgaGATCAAAGTCCCCATCAACTCTTATTGTACAGAATAGAGTAGCATTAAtattgtacaaaatatcttctgttgTGGTCCACAAAAGAAAGCCATACAGGgtttgagtaaatgatcacatattttcatttttgggtgaactgttcctttatgGATGTAACAAATGAAGGTCTTACCGCACAGATGAGATCAAACTGTTGTTCATTTTCAGCTGTGTAAGTTTGGGCAAGTAGGTTCCTGTGAGACAAGacgacaaaaacacaaatattcaCCAGATTTGAGAGACAGTGTTGTGTTTATTCAGTCACTTCAAATCACATCTGGACCATTACTGTTCCTCACAACGTGAAAGTCAAAGTTTTATGACAAGTAAACATTTGGCTCCCCAAAAATTCTTATaaccaaattaaataaaaactgaataagCAGTTATTGTAAGAAATCTGACCGAAGTTGTCCAGAGTTTCCTGTCGCGTGTCAACACACATCTCCAGTGAAGTCACTTCGTGTAAATCGTCTGATCCAG
This genomic stretch from Onychostoma macrolepis isolate SWU-2019 chromosome 25, ASM1243209v1, whole genome shotgun sequence harbors:
- the LOC131534547 gene encoding leucine-rich repeat-containing protein 56-like isoform X2, which gives rise to MSSESSIKKRPGSALSIVTEFSGSGLLNPKPAADPEEDLLDQSLSPHKLKLISGSDDLHEVTSLEMCVDTRQETLDNFGTYLPKLTQLKMNNSLISSVRDLGTGLSHLQVLCLARCGLTDLEGISALSSLKELYVAFNSISDLSPVSLLEDLELLDLEENEVEDLAQLWYLGCCVKLRTLSLEGNPVCTRPAPGAPEISGYSFRSAVRELIPQLIFLDDVPAEEDKPQRCRASLQDWTLLRDSIRDASVSDGLELAESSVRPASARPTSLSSRPDSARPLSSGSDISVLNHEASDLTNGVGRVLCGNPLQAARARRQKIQLQNSGSQTRPSTRLSFVPEHTREREETSHRNHRDVLDELRNWRIEHNKRLLVMEKERQPQVMRIRHSDEDEGDDDDDDEGSHSFSSDDITRDTSSPDWSVQSPSAESAEMLRLSSSSGCSMSPSPPPRAAAAPAGRRITQIRRRLRAHHPDSSKELIMTPHRPSSGPAASALRAHWSEAAGNHRHSDIQHKPVIHSEKLTPRRSQTARDSQTGNTRLK
- the LOC131534547 gene encoding leucine-rich repeat-containing protein 56-like isoform X1; amino-acid sequence: MSSESSIKKRPGSALSIVTEFSGSGLLNPKPAADPEEDLLDQSLSPHKLKLISGSDDLHEVTSLEMCVDTRQETLDNFGTYLPKLTQLKMNNSLISSVRDLGTGLSHLQVLCLARCGLTDLEGISALSSLKELYVAFNSISDLSPVSLLEDLELLDLEENEVEDLAQLWYLGCCVKLRTLSLEGNPVCTRPAPGAPEISGYSFRSAVRELIPQLIFLDDVPAEEDKPQRCRASLQDWTLLRDSIRDASVSDGLELAEESSVRPASARPTSLSSRPDSARPLSSGSDISVLNHEASDLTNGVGRVLCGNPLQAARARRQKIQLQNSGSQTRPSTRLSFVPEHTREREETSHRNHRDVLDELRNWRIEHNKRLLVMEKERQPQVMRIRHSDEDEGDDDDDDEGSHSFSSDDITRDTSSPDWSVQSPSAESAEMLRLSSSSGCSMSPSPPPRAAAAPAGRRITQIRRRLRAHHPDSSKELIMTPHRPSSGPAASALRAHWSEAAGNHRHSDIQHKPVIHSEKLTPRRSQTARDSQTGNTRLK